Proteins found in one Triticum aestivum cultivar Chinese Spring chromosome 4D, IWGSC CS RefSeq v2.1, whole genome shotgun sequence genomic segment:
- the LOC123096971 gene encoding uncharacterized protein: MDSTGALPDDALANILRRLPASDLAASRCVRKAWCAVVHAHRLLLPHFLPRAVRGIFVNYIDYSRPRFFARPSTERPAIDGDLGFLPGYNRDFEPIVDHCNGLLIYGNEWRGFFVVNPATRRWERLPRLDAKNYNTYLVFDLAVSPHYQVFAITQVPEKVVPAQPQPVPDKKPPTPFCPAEFFSLFEDAPEVLTKDLEEDCEDGPSELSPEQTIEEDISAPSPVEVPEDSLIEDPEDLVEFPPSSWMLDVFSSSTKEWQKSLFVREGEALDTVATIRLDRLEPTFWGPRWRYGVYWRGALYVHCRGAFVARLSLKDGKYQLVKTPIDIEESKRAQPCLGKSEKGVYFATIHDEYLFRVWILNESCCQISWALKHRVDLNPWATIYLNQPKGIDKTWFLYGDNNEDGTNGDENFEWNSDDDNVLNIEDDYEPFYSHVSILGFHPYKEIVFLEVSSFRVVAYHLNSSKVQYLGRLRPKDYYQSFTNGIYESFLYTPCMIGELSKRA, from the exons ATGGATTCGACGGGAGCCCTGCCCGACGACGCGCTCGCAAACATCCTCCGCCGCCTCCCGGCATCTGACCTCGCCGCGTCCCGCTGCGTGCGCAAGGCGTGGTGCGCCGTCGTCCACGCCCATCGGCTGTTGCTTCCGCACTTTCTCCCGCGTGCGGTGCGCGGCATCTTCGTCAACTACATCGACTACAGCCGCCCGCGCTTCTTCGCCCGCCCCTCGACGGAGCGGCCCGCGATAGACGGCGATCTTGGCTTCTTGCCTGGGTACAACAGGGATTTTGAGCCAATTGTGGATCACTGCAACGGCCTCCTTATCTACGGCAATGAGTGGAGGGGGTTCTTCGTGGTCAACCCTGCCACGAGACGGTGGGagcgtctcccacgccttgatgcCAAGAACTACAACACGTACCTCGTGTTTGATCTTGCCGTGTCACCGCATTACCAAGTGTTCGCGATTACGCAGGTGCCCGAGAAAGTTGTTCCAGCCCAACCACAACCAGTGCCCGACAAGAAGCCACCAACACCCTTCTGCCCCGCTGAGTTTTTCTCGTTGTTTGAAGATGCGCCAGAAGTACTCACCAAGGACTTGGAAGAGGACTGCGAAGATGGGCCATCGGAATTGTCACCCGAACAAACCATTGAAGAGGACATATCCGCACCGTCGCCCGTTGAGGTTCCAGAAGACTCACTAATTGAGGATCCAGAAGACTTGGTGGAATTTCCACCATCCTCATGGATGCTAGACGTGTTCTCGTCTAGTACAAAAGAATGGCAAAAGAGCTTGTTTGTCCGTGAAGGTGAGGCTTTGGACACGGTGGCTACTATACGGCTGGATAGATTGGAACCAACATTTTGGGGGCCGAGGTGGCGCTACGGTGTCTACTGGCGAGGAGCACTCTATGTGCATTGTCGTGGTGCATTTGTTGCAAG GTTATCCTTAAAGGATGGCAAGTACCAACTAGTGAAAACACCAATAGATATCGAGGAAAGCAAGCGTGCACAACCTTGTCTGGGGAAATCAGAAAAAGGGGTTTACTTTGCAACAATTCACGATGAATATCTATTTCGGGTTTGGATTTTAAATGAATCATGTTGTCAGATATCTTGGGCACTGAAGCATCGCGTTGATCTTAATCCATGGGCAACGATATATTTGAACCAGCCTAAGGGAATTGACAAAACTTGGTTCTTATATGGTGATAATAATGAAGATGGAACCAATGGGGATGAGAATTTTGAATGGAATTCTGATGACGATAACGTTCTGAATATTGAAGATGATTATGAGCCTTTCTACAGCCATGTTTCTATCCTCGGATTTCACCCCTACAAAGAGATTGTTTTCTTAGAGGTATCATCATTCAGAGTAGTGGCTTATCATCTGAATAGCTCAAAAGTCCAGTACCTGGGCAGATTACGCCCAAAGGATTATTATCAGTCATTTACAAATGGCATATATGAATCATTTCTGTACACCCCTTGCATGATTGGGGAGCTTTCAAAACGTGCTTGA